In the Anastrepha obliqua isolate idAnaObli1 chromosome 1, idAnaObli1_1.0, whole genome shotgun sequence genome, one interval contains:
- the LOC129236359 gene encoding C-terminal-binding protein isoform X1 — MDKNMMLPKRSRLDVKGTFANGPLQARPLVALLDGRDCSIEMPILKDVATVAFCDAQSTSEIHEKVLNEAVGALMWHTIILTKEDLEKFKALRIIVRIGSGTDNIDVKAAGELGIAVCNVPGYGVEEVADTTMCLILNLYRRTYWLANMVREGKKFTGPEQVREAAHGCARIRGDTLGLVGLGRIGSAVALRAKAFGFNVIFYDPYLPDGIDKSLGLTRVYTLQDLLFQSDCVSLHCTLNEHNHHLINEFTIKQMRPGAFLVNTARGGLVDDETLALALKQGRIRAAALDVHENEPYNVFQGALKDAPNLICTPHAAFFSDASATELREMAATEIRRAIVGNIPDVLRNCVNKEYFLRTPAVAAAAAAAAVYSEGLNGGYYSAGGLQQAHSTTHDVPHSAAGSALVAPPPPSVVNPSPVPTVPSVHIPPQVGLQHGLVSSKSPLNAPDPNNHLSSASNKPEPSEVQ; from the exons ATGGACAAAAATATGATGTTGCCGAAGCGTTCACGCTTAGACGTGAAGGGGACATTCGCAAATGGACCATTGCAGGCACGTCCATTGGTGGCTTTGCTAGACGGCCGTGATTGTTCGATTGAAATGCCTATACTGAAAGACGTGGCCACAGTGGCCTTCTGCGACGCACAAAGTACATCAGAGATTCATGAAAAG GTTCTAAATGAAGCTGTTGGCGCACTGATGTGGCATACCATAATTCTTACAAAAGaggatttagaaaaattcaaagctTTACGTATCATAGTGCGGATTGGCAGCGGTACGGACAATATCGATGTGAAAGCAGCGGGCGAACTCGGTATTGCCGTTTGTAATGTACCCGGTTATGGGGTTGAAGAAGTGGCAGATACAACAATGTGCTTGATACTGAATTTGTATCGAAGAACCTACTGGCTGGCGAACATGGTTCGCGAAGGCAAAAAGTTTACCGGGCCTGAACAAGTGCGAGAAGCAGCGCAT GGTTGCGCTAGAATTCGGGGAGACACCTTAGGTCTAGTAGGACTTGGTCGCATTGGCAGTGCTGTTGCATTGCGAGCAAAAGCATTTGGCTTTAATGTTATATTTTACGATCCTTATCTTCCGGATGGTATTGACAAATCGCTTGGTTTAACTCGTGTCTACACCCTACAAGATTTGCTATTTCAATCGGATTGTGTGTCGTTGCACTGCACACTCAACGAGCATAACCACCACTTAATCAATGAATTCACAATTAAACAG ATGCGACCTGGTGCATTTTTGGTAAATACAGCACGAGGCGGGCTGGTCGATGACGAGACCTTGGCTTTGGCTCTGAAACAAGGCAGAATAAGAGCTGCAGCTTTAGATGTTCACGAAAACGAGCCCTACAATGTATTCCAA GGAGCCCTTAAAGACGCTCCAAATCTTATATGTACACCACATGCAGCCTTCTTCAGCGATGCATCCGCAACAGAGTTGCGTGAAATGGCAGCAACGGAGATACGACGGGCAATAGTCGGCAATATTCCAGACGTCTTAAGGAATTGTGTTAATAAGGAATACTTCTTGCGAACACCGGctgtagctgctgctgctgcagctgCGGCAGTGTACTCAGAAG gATTAAATGGCGGATATTATTCAGCGGGCGGACTACAACAGGCCCACAGTACTACACACGATGTACCGCACAGTGCAGCTGGTAGCGCACTTGTCGCCCCACCACCGCCGTCGGTAGTGAATCCGTCGCCAGTTCCTACGGTGCCGTCGGTGCATATACCGCCGCAAGTTGGACTACAGCATGGACTTGTGAGTAGTAAATCG CCCCTGAATGCACCAGACCCTAATAACCACCTTTCGTCTGCTTCTAACAAACCAGAGCCATCAGAGGTCCAATAG
- the LOC129236359 gene encoding C-terminal-binding protein isoform X4, whose translation MDKNMMLPKRSRLDVKGTFANGPLQARPLVALLDGRDCSIEMPILKDVATVAFCDAQSTSEIHEKVLNEAVGALMWHTIILTKEDLEKFKALRIIVRIGSGTDNIDVKAAGELGIAVCNVPGYGVEEVADTTMCLILNLYRRTYWLANMVREGKKFTGPEQVREAAHGCARIRGDTLGLVGLGRIGSAVALRAKAFGFNVIFYDPYLPDGIDKSLGLTRVYTLQDLLFQSDCVSLHCTLNEHNHHLINEFTIKQMRPGAFLVNTARGGLVDDETLALALKQGRIRAAALDVHENEPYNGALKDAPNLICTPHAAFFSDASATELREMAATEIRRAIVGNIPDVLRNCVNKEYFLRTPAVAAAAAAAAVYSEGLNGGYYSAGGLQQAHSTTHDVPHSAAGSALVAPPPPSVVNPSPVPTVPSVHIPPQVGLQHGLPLNAPDPNNHLSSASNKPEPSEVQ comes from the exons ATGGACAAAAATATGATGTTGCCGAAGCGTTCACGCTTAGACGTGAAGGGGACATTCGCAAATGGACCATTGCAGGCACGTCCATTGGTGGCTTTGCTAGACGGCCGTGATTGTTCGATTGAAATGCCTATACTGAAAGACGTGGCCACAGTGGCCTTCTGCGACGCACAAAGTACATCAGAGATTCATGAAAAG GTTCTAAATGAAGCTGTTGGCGCACTGATGTGGCATACCATAATTCTTACAAAAGaggatttagaaaaattcaaagctTTACGTATCATAGTGCGGATTGGCAGCGGTACGGACAATATCGATGTGAAAGCAGCGGGCGAACTCGGTATTGCCGTTTGTAATGTACCCGGTTATGGGGTTGAAGAAGTGGCAGATACAACAATGTGCTTGATACTGAATTTGTATCGAAGAACCTACTGGCTGGCGAACATGGTTCGCGAAGGCAAAAAGTTTACCGGGCCTGAACAAGTGCGAGAAGCAGCGCAT GGTTGCGCTAGAATTCGGGGAGACACCTTAGGTCTAGTAGGACTTGGTCGCATTGGCAGTGCTGTTGCATTGCGAGCAAAAGCATTTGGCTTTAATGTTATATTTTACGATCCTTATCTTCCGGATGGTATTGACAAATCGCTTGGTTTAACTCGTGTCTACACCCTACAAGATTTGCTATTTCAATCGGATTGTGTGTCGTTGCACTGCACACTCAACGAGCATAACCACCACTTAATCAATGAATTCACAATTAAACAG ATGCGACCTGGTGCATTTTTGGTAAATACAGCACGAGGCGGGCTGGTCGATGACGAGACCTTGGCTTTGGCTCTGAAACAAGGCAGAATAAGAGCTGCAGCTTTAGATGTTCACGAAAACGAGCCCTACAAT GGAGCCCTTAAAGACGCTCCAAATCTTATATGTACACCACATGCAGCCTTCTTCAGCGATGCATCCGCAACAGAGTTGCGTGAAATGGCAGCAACGGAGATACGACGGGCAATAGTCGGCAATATTCCAGACGTCTTAAGGAATTGTGTTAATAAGGAATACTTCTTGCGAACACCGGctgtagctgctgctgctgcagctgCGGCAGTGTACTCAGAAG gATTAAATGGCGGATATTATTCAGCGGGCGGACTACAACAGGCCCACAGTACTACACACGATGTACCGCACAGTGCAGCTGGTAGCGCACTTGTCGCCCCACCACCGCCGTCGGTAGTGAATCCGTCGCCAGTTCCTACGGTGCCGTCGGTGCATATACCGCCGCAAGTTGGACTACAGCATGGACTT CCCCTGAATGCACCAGACCCTAATAACCACCTTTCGTCTGCTTCTAACAAACCAGAGCCATCAGAGGTCCAATAG
- the LOC129236359 gene encoding C-terminal-binding protein isoform X2 has translation MDKNMMLPKRSRLDVKGTFANGPLQARPLVALLDGRDCSIEMPILKDVATVAFCDAQSTSEIHEKVLNEAVGALMWHTIILTKEDLEKFKALRIIVRIGSGTDNIDVKAAGELGIAVCNVPGYGVEEVADTTMCLILNLYRRTYWLANMVREGKKFTGPEQVREAAHGCARIRGDTLGLVGLGRIGSAVALRAKAFGFNVIFYDPYLPDGIDKSLGLTRVYTLQDLLFQSDCVSLHCTLNEHNHHLINEFTIKQMRPGAFLVNTARGGLVDDETLALALKQGRIRAAALDVHENEPYNGALKDAPNLICTPHAAFFSDASATELREMAATEIRRAIVGNIPDVLRNCVNKEYFLRTPAVAAAAAAAAVYSEGLNGGYYSAGGLQQAHSTTHDVPHSAAGSALVAPPPPSVVNPSPVPTVPSVHIPPQVGLQHGLVSSKSPLNAPDPNNHLSSASNKPEPSEVQ, from the exons ATGGACAAAAATATGATGTTGCCGAAGCGTTCACGCTTAGACGTGAAGGGGACATTCGCAAATGGACCATTGCAGGCACGTCCATTGGTGGCTTTGCTAGACGGCCGTGATTGTTCGATTGAAATGCCTATACTGAAAGACGTGGCCACAGTGGCCTTCTGCGACGCACAAAGTACATCAGAGATTCATGAAAAG GTTCTAAATGAAGCTGTTGGCGCACTGATGTGGCATACCATAATTCTTACAAAAGaggatttagaaaaattcaaagctTTACGTATCATAGTGCGGATTGGCAGCGGTACGGACAATATCGATGTGAAAGCAGCGGGCGAACTCGGTATTGCCGTTTGTAATGTACCCGGTTATGGGGTTGAAGAAGTGGCAGATACAACAATGTGCTTGATACTGAATTTGTATCGAAGAACCTACTGGCTGGCGAACATGGTTCGCGAAGGCAAAAAGTTTACCGGGCCTGAACAAGTGCGAGAAGCAGCGCAT GGTTGCGCTAGAATTCGGGGAGACACCTTAGGTCTAGTAGGACTTGGTCGCATTGGCAGTGCTGTTGCATTGCGAGCAAAAGCATTTGGCTTTAATGTTATATTTTACGATCCTTATCTTCCGGATGGTATTGACAAATCGCTTGGTTTAACTCGTGTCTACACCCTACAAGATTTGCTATTTCAATCGGATTGTGTGTCGTTGCACTGCACACTCAACGAGCATAACCACCACTTAATCAATGAATTCACAATTAAACAG ATGCGACCTGGTGCATTTTTGGTAAATACAGCACGAGGCGGGCTGGTCGATGACGAGACCTTGGCTTTGGCTCTGAAACAAGGCAGAATAAGAGCTGCAGCTTTAGATGTTCACGAAAACGAGCCCTACAAT GGAGCCCTTAAAGACGCTCCAAATCTTATATGTACACCACATGCAGCCTTCTTCAGCGATGCATCCGCAACAGAGTTGCGTGAAATGGCAGCAACGGAGATACGACGGGCAATAGTCGGCAATATTCCAGACGTCTTAAGGAATTGTGTTAATAAGGAATACTTCTTGCGAACACCGGctgtagctgctgctgctgcagctgCGGCAGTGTACTCAGAAG gATTAAATGGCGGATATTATTCAGCGGGCGGACTACAACAGGCCCACAGTACTACACACGATGTACCGCACAGTGCAGCTGGTAGCGCACTTGTCGCCCCACCACCGCCGTCGGTAGTGAATCCGTCGCCAGTTCCTACGGTGCCGTCGGTGCATATACCGCCGCAAGTTGGACTACAGCATGGACTTGTGAGTAGTAAATCG CCCCTGAATGCACCAGACCCTAATAACCACCTTTCGTCTGCTTCTAACAAACCAGAGCCATCAGAGGTCCAATAG
- the LOC129236359 gene encoding C-terminal-binding protein isoform X3, which translates to MDKNMMLPKRSRLDVKGTFANGPLQARPLVALLDGRDCSIEMPILKDVATVAFCDAQSTSEIHEKVLNEAVGALMWHTIILTKEDLEKFKALRIIVRIGSGTDNIDVKAAGELGIAVCNVPGYGVEEVADTTMCLILNLYRRTYWLANMVREGKKFTGPEQVREAAHGCARIRGDTLGLVGLGRIGSAVALRAKAFGFNVIFYDPYLPDGIDKSLGLTRVYTLQDLLFQSDCVSLHCTLNEHNHHLINEFTIKQMRPGAFLVNTARGGLVDDETLALALKQGRIRAAALDVHENEPYNVFQGALKDAPNLICTPHAAFFSDASATELREMAATEIRRAIVGNIPDVLRNCVNKEYFLRTPAVAAAAAAAAVYSEGLNGGYYSAGGLQQAHSTTHDVPHSAAGSALVAPPPPSVVNPSPVPTVPSVHIPPQVGLQHGLPLNAPDPNNHLSSASNKPEPSEVQ; encoded by the exons ATGGACAAAAATATGATGTTGCCGAAGCGTTCACGCTTAGACGTGAAGGGGACATTCGCAAATGGACCATTGCAGGCACGTCCATTGGTGGCTTTGCTAGACGGCCGTGATTGTTCGATTGAAATGCCTATACTGAAAGACGTGGCCACAGTGGCCTTCTGCGACGCACAAAGTACATCAGAGATTCATGAAAAG GTTCTAAATGAAGCTGTTGGCGCACTGATGTGGCATACCATAATTCTTACAAAAGaggatttagaaaaattcaaagctTTACGTATCATAGTGCGGATTGGCAGCGGTACGGACAATATCGATGTGAAAGCAGCGGGCGAACTCGGTATTGCCGTTTGTAATGTACCCGGTTATGGGGTTGAAGAAGTGGCAGATACAACAATGTGCTTGATACTGAATTTGTATCGAAGAACCTACTGGCTGGCGAACATGGTTCGCGAAGGCAAAAAGTTTACCGGGCCTGAACAAGTGCGAGAAGCAGCGCAT GGTTGCGCTAGAATTCGGGGAGACACCTTAGGTCTAGTAGGACTTGGTCGCATTGGCAGTGCTGTTGCATTGCGAGCAAAAGCATTTGGCTTTAATGTTATATTTTACGATCCTTATCTTCCGGATGGTATTGACAAATCGCTTGGTTTAACTCGTGTCTACACCCTACAAGATTTGCTATTTCAATCGGATTGTGTGTCGTTGCACTGCACACTCAACGAGCATAACCACCACTTAATCAATGAATTCACAATTAAACAG ATGCGACCTGGTGCATTTTTGGTAAATACAGCACGAGGCGGGCTGGTCGATGACGAGACCTTGGCTTTGGCTCTGAAACAAGGCAGAATAAGAGCTGCAGCTTTAGATGTTCACGAAAACGAGCCCTACAATGTATTCCAA GGAGCCCTTAAAGACGCTCCAAATCTTATATGTACACCACATGCAGCCTTCTTCAGCGATGCATCCGCAACAGAGTTGCGTGAAATGGCAGCAACGGAGATACGACGGGCAATAGTCGGCAATATTCCAGACGTCTTAAGGAATTGTGTTAATAAGGAATACTTCTTGCGAACACCGGctgtagctgctgctgctgcagctgCGGCAGTGTACTCAGAAG gATTAAATGGCGGATATTATTCAGCGGGCGGACTACAACAGGCCCACAGTACTACACACGATGTACCGCACAGTGCAGCTGGTAGCGCACTTGTCGCCCCACCACCGCCGTCGGTAGTGAATCCGTCGCCAGTTCCTACGGTGCCGTCGGTGCATATACCGCCGCAAGTTGGACTACAGCATGGACTT CCCCTGAATGCACCAGACCCTAATAACCACCTTTCGTCTGCTTCTAACAAACCAGAGCCATCAGAGGTCCAATAG
- the LOC129236359 gene encoding C-terminal-binding protein isoform X6, translating to MDKNMMLPKRSRLDVKGTFANGPLQARPLVALLDGRDCSIEMPILKDVATVAFCDAQSTSEIHEKVLNEAVGALMWHTIILTKEDLEKFKALRIIVRIGSGTDNIDVKAAGELGIAVCNVPGYGVEEVADTTMCLILNLYRRTYWLANMVREGKKFTGPEQVREAAHGCARIRGDTLGLVGLGRIGSAVALRAKAFGFNVIFYDPYLPDGIDKSLGLTRVYTLQDLLFQSDCVSLHCTLNEHNHHLINEFTIKQMRPGAFLVNTARGGLVDDETLALALKQGRIRAAALDVHENEPYNVFQGALKDAPNLICTPHAAFFSDASATELREMAATEIRRAIVGNIPDVLRNCVNKEYFLRTPAVAAAAAAAAVYSEAPECTRP from the exons ATGGACAAAAATATGATGTTGCCGAAGCGTTCACGCTTAGACGTGAAGGGGACATTCGCAAATGGACCATTGCAGGCACGTCCATTGGTGGCTTTGCTAGACGGCCGTGATTGTTCGATTGAAATGCCTATACTGAAAGACGTGGCCACAGTGGCCTTCTGCGACGCACAAAGTACATCAGAGATTCATGAAAAG GTTCTAAATGAAGCTGTTGGCGCACTGATGTGGCATACCATAATTCTTACAAAAGaggatttagaaaaattcaaagctTTACGTATCATAGTGCGGATTGGCAGCGGTACGGACAATATCGATGTGAAAGCAGCGGGCGAACTCGGTATTGCCGTTTGTAATGTACCCGGTTATGGGGTTGAAGAAGTGGCAGATACAACAATGTGCTTGATACTGAATTTGTATCGAAGAACCTACTGGCTGGCGAACATGGTTCGCGAAGGCAAAAAGTTTACCGGGCCTGAACAAGTGCGAGAAGCAGCGCAT GGTTGCGCTAGAATTCGGGGAGACACCTTAGGTCTAGTAGGACTTGGTCGCATTGGCAGTGCTGTTGCATTGCGAGCAAAAGCATTTGGCTTTAATGTTATATTTTACGATCCTTATCTTCCGGATGGTATTGACAAATCGCTTGGTTTAACTCGTGTCTACACCCTACAAGATTTGCTATTTCAATCGGATTGTGTGTCGTTGCACTGCACACTCAACGAGCATAACCACCACTTAATCAATGAATTCACAATTAAACAG ATGCGACCTGGTGCATTTTTGGTAAATACAGCACGAGGCGGGCTGGTCGATGACGAGACCTTGGCTTTGGCTCTGAAACAAGGCAGAATAAGAGCTGCAGCTTTAGATGTTCACGAAAACGAGCCCTACAATGTATTCCAA GGAGCCCTTAAAGACGCTCCAAATCTTATATGTACACCACATGCAGCCTTCTTCAGCGATGCATCCGCAACAGAGTTGCGTGAAATGGCAGCAACGGAGATACGACGGGCAATAGTCGGCAATATTCCAGACGTCTTAAGGAATTGTGTTAATAAGGAATACTTCTTGCGAACACCGGctgtagctgctgctgctgcagctgCGGCAGTGTACTCAGAAG CCCCTGAATGCACCAGACCCTAA
- the LOC129236359 gene encoding C-terminal-binding protein isoform X5 codes for MDKNMMLPKRSRLDVKGTFANGPLQARPLVALLDGRDCSIEMPILKDVATVAFCDAQSTSEIHEKVLNEAVGALMWHTIILTKEDLEKFKALRIIVRIGSGTDNIDVKAAGELGIAVCNVPGYGVEEVADTTMCLILNLYRRTYWLANMVREGKKFTGPEQVREAAHGCARIRGDTLGLVGLGRIGSAVALRAKAFGFNVIFYDPYLPDGIDKSLGLTRVYTLQDLLFQSDCVSLHCTLNEHNHHLINEFTIKQMRPGAFLVNTARGGLVDDETLALALKQGRIRAAALDVHENEPYNVFQGALKDAPNLICTPHAAFFSDASATELREMAATEIRRAIVGNIPDVLRNCVNKEYFLRTPAVAAAAAAAAVYSEGKLQILSNPEK; via the exons ATGGACAAAAATATGATGTTGCCGAAGCGTTCACGCTTAGACGTGAAGGGGACATTCGCAAATGGACCATTGCAGGCACGTCCATTGGTGGCTTTGCTAGACGGCCGTGATTGTTCGATTGAAATGCCTATACTGAAAGACGTGGCCACAGTGGCCTTCTGCGACGCACAAAGTACATCAGAGATTCATGAAAAG GTTCTAAATGAAGCTGTTGGCGCACTGATGTGGCATACCATAATTCTTACAAAAGaggatttagaaaaattcaaagctTTACGTATCATAGTGCGGATTGGCAGCGGTACGGACAATATCGATGTGAAAGCAGCGGGCGAACTCGGTATTGCCGTTTGTAATGTACCCGGTTATGGGGTTGAAGAAGTGGCAGATACAACAATGTGCTTGATACTGAATTTGTATCGAAGAACCTACTGGCTGGCGAACATGGTTCGCGAAGGCAAAAAGTTTACCGGGCCTGAACAAGTGCGAGAAGCAGCGCAT GGTTGCGCTAGAATTCGGGGAGACACCTTAGGTCTAGTAGGACTTGGTCGCATTGGCAGTGCTGTTGCATTGCGAGCAAAAGCATTTGGCTTTAATGTTATATTTTACGATCCTTATCTTCCGGATGGTATTGACAAATCGCTTGGTTTAACTCGTGTCTACACCCTACAAGATTTGCTATTTCAATCGGATTGTGTGTCGTTGCACTGCACACTCAACGAGCATAACCACCACTTAATCAATGAATTCACAATTAAACAG ATGCGACCTGGTGCATTTTTGGTAAATACAGCACGAGGCGGGCTGGTCGATGACGAGACCTTGGCTTTGGCTCTGAAACAAGGCAGAATAAGAGCTGCAGCTTTAGATGTTCACGAAAACGAGCCCTACAATGTATTCCAA GGAGCCCTTAAAGACGCTCCAAATCTTATATGTACACCACATGCAGCCTTCTTCAGCGATGCATCCGCAACAGAGTTGCGTGAAATGGCAGCAACGGAGATACGACGGGCAATAGTCGGCAATATTCCAGACGTCTTAAGGAATTGTGTTAATAAGGAATACTTCTTGCGAACACCGGctgtagctgctgctgctgcagctgCGGCAGTGTACTCAGAAGGTAAACTACAAATATTATCAAATCCAGAAAAGTGA